A region from the Arachis ipaensis cultivar K30076 chromosome B01, Araip1.1, whole genome shotgun sequence genome encodes:
- the LOC107647570 gene encoding uncharacterized protein LOC107647570, producing the protein MTEENQRMAQQIANLNNTQIENNNDRQERTEEAEQQSGPTHVSDTARQEEEQPEHNEEAQQDNENDDHESSPGPFTTKVMNFVLPRRFTLSTTLTPYDGLGDPKKYIKKFTSIMIVNGASDRVLCRCFPSYLDGPALDWFCSLPAGSISRFRDISKLFEEHFAGSAIYLHDSDYLNIIKQGQHESLKDYMTRFTKIAISIPDLHPEVELHAIKSGLRPGKFQETIVVAKPKTMAEFREKEKGQIDIEELRQARKTEKSHYRDDAKTRDKKKNFKPTSRYESYTQFNTKRDDIIKEILNSKLIKPTRKAGSYPDSNGTDRSTYYSFHQKHGHTTNDCVIAKDLLE; encoded by the coding sequence ATGACCGAGGAGAACCAAAGAATGGCACAGCAAATTGCCAACTTGAATAACACCCAAATCGAAAACAACAATGATCGGCAAGAACGAACAGAAGAAGCTGAGCAGCAGTCAGGGCCAACACACGTCTCAGACACTGCTCGGCAGGAAGAGGAGCAACCTGAGCATAATGAGGAAGCTCAGCAAGACAACGAGAATGACGATCACGAAAGCTCCCCTGGACCATTCACGACCAAGGTGATGAACTTCGTGCTACCCCGGAGGTTTACTCTGTCGACCACCCTAACTCCCTATGATGGGTTAGGCGATCCGAAGAAATACATCAAGAAGTTCACCTCcataatgatagtaaacggtGCATCTGATAGAGTTTTGTGTCGTTGCTTTCCATCTTATTTAGATGgccctgcacttgattggttttgttctttgcctgCAGGTTCTATTTCTCGATTTCGAGACATATCAAAGCTCTTTGAGGAGCACTTTGCTGGATCGGCCATCTACCTACATGACTCCGATTACCTGAACATAATCAAGCAAGGCCAGCACGAAAGCCTCAAGGACTACATGACGCGCTTCACAAAGATAGCCATAAGTATACCCGACCTCCATCCCGAGGTGGAACTACACGCCATAAAAAGCGGATTGCGACCAGGAAAATTTCAGGAAACTATTGTTGTGGCCAAACCTAAGACTATGGCCGAGTTCCGCGAAAAGGAAAAAGGACAGATCGACATCGAGGAACTCCGGCAAGCTCGGAAAACAGAAAAGTCTCATTACAGAGACGACGCCAAAACTCGAGACAAAAAGAAGAACTTCAAACCGACTTCGCGATATGAGTCCTACACTCAATTCAACACTAAGCGCGACGATATCATCAAGGAAATCTTGAATTCAAAATTAATCAAGCCAACAAGAAAAGCCGGCAGTTACCCAGATTCAAATGGCACGGATCGATCAACATACTACTCTTTCCACCAGAAGCACGGACACACTACCAACGACTGTGTTATCGCCAAAGACCTACTAGAGTGA
- the LOC107616983 gene encoding transcription factor HEC2-like, translated as MDVDMVSTTMMMQLERLPEFSESFYTSIPNQGSDFSGGQTLFTAPPAPPCLIDPPPSNNVNFPIQHQPIAFRNPYHCSSSSSAEKKSSMAAMREMIFRIAVMQPVHIDPESVKAPKRRNVKISKDPQSVAARHRRERISEKIRILQRLVPGGTKMDTASMLDEAVHYVKFLKKQVQTLEQAEASRITRTLGVGFSSSNNNGNHVNYDAFSFKGSSSSCQQLCHNIVGSTSSSKLLS; from the coding sequence ATGGACGTTGACATGGTCTCAACTACAATGATGATGCAACTAGAACGGTTACCTGAATTCTCCGAATCTTTTTACACCTCAATTCCCAATCAAGGAAGCGACTTCTCCGGTGGCCAAACCCTATTCACCGCACCACCAGCACCGCCGTGTTTGATTGATCCACCGCCGTCCAACAACGTCAACTTCCCCATCCAACACCAACCGATTGCATTCAGGAACCCTTACCATTGTTCTTCCTCATCGTCGGCGGAGAAGAAGAGTTCAATGGCGGCAATGAGGGAAATGATATTCCGAATAGCGGTTATGCAGCCGGTCCACATAGACCCGGAATCCGTAAAGGCGCCGAAGCGGAGGAACGTGAAGATCTCGAAGGATCCGCAGAGCGTGGCGGCGAGGCACCGGAGAGAAAGGATAAGCGAGAAGATAAGGATCTTGCAGCGGTTGGTGCCAGGTGGCACCAAAATGGACACTGCTTCCATGTTGGATGAAGCTGTGCACTATGTCAAGTTCTTGAAGAAGCAGGTGCAGACGCTGGAACAAGCAGAAGCAAGTAGAATAACAAGAACCCTTGGTGTTGGGTTTTCTTCTTCTAATAACAATGGCAATCATGTGAATTACGATGCTTTTTCTTTCAAGGGTAGTAGTAGTAGTTGCCAACAACTTTGTCATAATATTGTGGGTTCTACTTCTTCTTCCAAGTTACTCAGCTga